In the genome of Flaviflexus ciconiae, one region contains:
- a CDS encoding ABC transporter ATP-binding protein, whose product MIVALDGIDVTFRRAGNDIQILNSFSLEVDDGEFVALAGRSGSGKSTAIAVAYGRRKPDRGVTRWGDVELAETGEKELQKIRKTSIGFAAQDALVFDDLSVSANVKVGGGTDERCSELLESLGLAGFSTMKAGRISGGERQRVAVARALAKDPSLVLMDEPTASLDAAAAALVIEQLCHAAGRGAAVLVATHDALLEEAADRVIEL is encoded by the coding sequence ATGATTGTGGCTCTTGACGGCATCGACGTCACGTTCCGCCGTGCCGGTAACGATATCCAGATTCTCAACAGCTTCTCCCTCGAAGTGGATGATGGGGAGTTCGTTGCACTTGCCGGGCGGTCAGGAAGCGGGAAGTCAACCGCCATCGCCGTTGCCTATGGTCGGCGGAAACCCGATCGTGGCGTTACCCGATGGGGTGACGTGGAACTGGCGGAGACAGGTGAGAAGGAACTCCAAAAGATCCGCAAGACCAGCATCGGCTTCGCGGCCCAGGATGCTCTAGTATTTGACGATCTGTCTGTTTCTGCCAACGTCAAAGTTGGTGGAGGAACTGACGAGCGCTGTTCGGAGCTCCTCGAGTCACTGGGGCTCGCAGGCTTCAGCACCATGAAGGCCGGTCGCATCTCGGGTGGAGAACGCCAACGGGTCGCCGTTGCTCGCGCCCTCGCCAAGGACCCGTCTCTTGTCCTCATGGACGAGCCGACAGCATCGCTTGATGCTGCCGCAGCAGCCCTGGTTATCGAGCAACTTTGCCATGCAGCAGGTCGGGGTGCCGCAGTTCTTGTTGCCACCCACGATGCGCTTCTTGAAGAAGCCGCCGATCGGGTGATCGAACTGTGA